CTGGTTTCCATATGTGGGTTGTTTCTGATAATTTATTAAAAGGCGCAGCCTGGAATTCAGTACAAATCTCAGAAAGCTTAGTGAAGTTGGGATTATTAAAATAATAGGATGAAAGGCTGACATGAAAAGTGCGTAGGTAGCCCAGAAGTAAAAAGATAAACGCTTGTTTATCTTTCGGAGCTAGGTTCTTTTTTGTCAGCCTATTCCTTAGCTCTAGAAATCTAGAGCTTTTTAAGGGTAACCAGAAAAAACAATATTCATGAAAAATTGACTATATAGGTGTATAAAAAGAGGTGTGGTATGAAGATCATTGTTCAAAAATTTGGTGGAACTTCACTAAAGGATGAAGAATCAAGATCACAGGCAGCTGAACATGTTTTAGCTGCAGTAAAAGAAGGTTATAAAGTTGTGGTGGTTGTTTCCGCTATTGGTAGAAAAGGAGATCCGTATGCAACGGATACACTTCTTAATTTAGTGGGAGGAACAGCAAACAACCATGTCGCAAAGCGTGAACTTGATTTATTAATGTCTTGCGGAGAGTTAATCTCTTCGGTAGTTTTTTGCAATTTACTTGGTTCTCTAAATATTAAGTCCATGGCGATGACTGGAGCTCAAGCGGGTTTCAGAACAAATGAAGATTTTTCAAATTCAAAAATTGTTGAAATGAAGTGCGATTATTTAGTAGAGAATTTAAAAAATCATGATGCGATCGTGGTGACTGGCTTTCAAGGTGTAACAGAAAATGGTGAATTGACAACGTTGGGAAGAGGTGGTAGTGATACTTCGGCGACTGCTTTAGGTGCAGCTCTTCAGGCAGAGTGGGTTGATATTTTTACAGATGTTGAAGGACTGATGACAGCAGATCCGCGAATTGTTACAGACGCAAAGTCCATCTCAACACTCACTTATAATGAGGTTTGTAACATGGCCTATCAAGGTGCTAAGGTTATTCACCCTCGCGCAGTAGAGATTGCGATGAATGCAAAAGTACCACTTAAAATTCGCTCGACCTTCTCTAAGTTAGAAGGAACACTTGTAACAGCTAATCCTGGAAAAAAAGCGGGCATGGATGTTGAAGAAAGATTAGTTACAGGTATTGCTTATGTATCAAATGTTACGCAAATAAAGGTTTTGGCCAAAGAGGGGGAGTACAATCTCCAAGCCCAAGTTTTTAAAGCGATGGCCAAAGAAGGCATTAGTGTTGATTTTATTAATATCAATCTGATGGGAGTTGTCTACACAATCGCTGATGAAAATACAAATAGAGCAATTGAACTATTACAGGAAATGGGCTATGACCCGATTGTAACAAGAAATTGCGCAAAAGTATCAGCGATTGGTGCAGGGATGACGGGTGTTCCTGGGGTAACAGCCAAAATAGTTGGAAGTTTAGCTGAAGAGAATATTGGAATTTTACAATCGGCTGATTCACATACAACAATTTGGGTATTAGTAAAAGAAGAAGACAAAGTAAAAGCTGTTAATGCTTTACACAAAATTTTTAAATTGGACCAAATTTAATCATTACATTTTATTAGTAACTTGCGATTAACAAAAACCAAGCTATTTAAATATACTAATGGTAAGTGAGTTATTGAAAGGGTGAAAGACGTGAATTTTGGGCAAGTGGTTACCGCGATGGTAACACCTTTTGATCTAAATGGCCAAATTGATTTTGAGAAAACGACAGAGTTGATTGAACATCTACTAAGAAACGGAACTGATGCATTAGTGGTTGCCGGGACGACTGGTGAGTCACCGACATTATCGACAAACGAAAAGATTGCCTTGTTTGAACACACCGTGAAAGTTGTTGCAGGACGTATCCCTGTAATTGCTGGAACTGGAAGTAATAACACCACTGGCTCAATGGAATTAACGAAGGCAGCAGAAAACGTTGGTGTTGATGGTATAATGCTTGTTGCACCATACTACAATAAGCCTTCAAAAAATGGGATGTATGAACATTTTAAAGCGATTGCTGAGGTAACTAGCCTACCAGTGATGCTATATAACATTCCTGGACGTTCAACTGTGAATATGAGTGTAGAATTGGTCAAAGAGCTTTCAGAAATCAAAAATATTGTTGCTATGAAAGAAGCGAGTGGTAACCTTGACCAAATAACAGCAATCATTTCAGAGACTGCGGATGATTTTTACGTTTATAGTGGCGATGATGGCTTAACGTTACCAGTCCTTTCCGTTGGCGGTCAAGGCGTTGTTTCAGTAGCAGCTCATATCGTAGGGAACGAAATGAAACAAATGGTCTCGGCTTTTCATGCAGGAAAAAATCAAGAAGCAGCAAAGCTGCATCAAAAGCTATTACCAACGATCAAGGCTTTGTTTACAGCACCAAATCCAAGCCCTGTCAAAGCAGCATTACAACTACAAGGTCTCG
The window above is part of the Anaerobacillus sp. CMMVII genome. Proteins encoded here:
- the dapG gene encoding aspartate kinase, whose product is MKIIVQKFGGTSLKDEESRSQAAEHVLAAVKEGYKVVVVVSAIGRKGDPYATDTLLNLVGGTANNHVAKRELDLLMSCGELISSVVFCNLLGSLNIKSMAMTGAQAGFRTNEDFSNSKIVEMKCDYLVENLKNHDAIVVTGFQGVTENGELTTLGRGGSDTSATALGAALQAEWVDIFTDVEGLMTADPRIVTDAKSISTLTYNEVCNMAYQGAKVIHPRAVEIAMNAKVPLKIRSTFSKLEGTLVTANPGKKAGMDVEERLVTGIAYVSNVTQIKVLAKEGEYNLQAQVFKAMAKEGISVDFININLMGVVYTIADENTNRAIELLQEMGYDPIVTRNCAKVSAIGAGMTGVPGVTAKIVGSLAEENIGILQSADSHTTIWVLVKEEDKVKAVNALHKIFKLDQI
- the dapA gene encoding 4-hydroxy-tetrahydrodipicolinate synthase, producing MNFGQVVTAMVTPFDLNGQIDFEKTTELIEHLLRNGTDALVVAGTTGESPTLSTNEKIALFEHTVKVVAGRIPVIAGTGSNNTTGSMELTKAAENVGVDGIMLVAPYYNKPSKNGMYEHFKAIAEVTSLPVMLYNIPGRSTVNMSVELVKELSEIKNIVAMKEASGNLDQITAIISETADDFYVYSGDDGLTLPVLSVGGQGVVSVAAHIVGNEMKQMVSAFHAGKNQEAAKLHQKLLPTIKALFTAPNPSPVKAALQLQGLDVGGVRLPLLPLTDTEKQQLADVLK